In Streptomyces rapamycinicus NRRL 5491, the genomic stretch CGGAGCCGGTCACGCGTTCTCGACATCCCCGTCCGAAATTTTTTTGGGATCTCGCGGACCGGCCTCATCGGGATCTCGCGGGCCGGCCTCGACAGCCTCGGCTCCCGCCGAATCCGCCCGCGCCTCCGTGCGCCGCCGCTGCTCCTCGATCCGGTGCAGCACCGAGTCCAGATGCGCCTCGGAGGCCGCTCGGGCCGCCTCCGGGTCGCGGGCCTCGATCGCCCGCAGGATGGCCTGGTGCTCCTCGATGGTGGCGCGCCGGCGGGCGGCGGACAGCGAGGTCTTACGCCGCCCGGGCTCGCCGATCTCGTAGACCCGGTCCAGCAGCCGCAGCAGCAGGGGGTTGCGGGTGTACTGGGCGATGGCGCGGTGGAAGGTGCGGTCCAGGTCGGTGAACTCCTGCCGGGTGGGCTCCCGTCGCATCGCGTCCAGCAGGGCGTGCAACTGGACGATGTCGGAGGGGGTGGCGCGACGGGCGGCCCGCGCGGTCACCGAGGGCTCGATGCACGCGCGCACCTCCATGACCTGCAACAGCTCCGCCGTGGCAGCGAGCCCCGAGGCCAGGACGTCGCCGCGCGGTGTGGCCCCGGGGTCGAGCACGACGGTGCCGGAGCCGGGGCGCCGGGCGACCAGTCCGCGCGAGGCGAGGGCGCGCAGCGCCTCGCGGACCGAGCCCCGGGAGACGCCGAGGCTCTCGGCGAGCTCCCGCTCCGGGGGGACGCGGGAACCGGGCGCCAGCTCTCCGCTCAGGATCAGCCGCTCCAGGCCGACGGCCAGCGCGTCCGGCCTCGACAGGGTGGAGTGCCGCAGTTGCCGCCAGTCCATCTCCTGGCTTTCCT encodes the following:
- a CDS encoding FadR/GntR family transcriptional regulator, which encodes MDWRQLRHSTLSRPDALAVGLERLILSGELAPGSRVPPERELAESLGVSRGSVREALRALASRGLVARRPGSGTVVLDPGATPRGDVLASGLAATAELLQVMEVRACIEPSVTARAARRATPSDIVQLHALLDAMRREPTRQEFTDLDRTFHRAIAQYTRNPLLLRLLDRVYEIGEPGRRKTSLSAARRRATIEEHQAILRAIEARDPEAARAASEAHLDSVLHRIEEQRRRTEARADSAGAEAVEAGPRDPDEAGPRDPKKISDGDVENA